One Nonomuraea angiospora DNA segment encodes these proteins:
- a CDS encoding response regulator translates to MTEPVRVLVCDDQALIRTGFATIIGAQPDLEVVGECGDGRAAVDLARRLHPDVVVMDVRMPVLDGIGATRLLAGAGVAQPVKVLVVTTFNLDEYVYEALRAGASGFLLKDAPPAQLLHGIRTVASGAALLAPEVTRQLVGRYASRIRPAEDTPNDVALTPRELEVLRLIADGLSNSEIAGTLVISQETVKTYVSRILTKLDLRDRVQAVVYAYRRGLVS, encoded by the coding sequence GTGACCGAGCCGGTCCGGGTCCTGGTCTGCGATGACCAGGCGCTGATCCGCACCGGGTTCGCGACGATCATCGGCGCGCAGCCCGACCTGGAGGTGGTGGGCGAGTGCGGGGACGGCCGCGCCGCGGTCGACCTCGCCCGCCGGCTGCACCCGGACGTCGTGGTGATGGACGTGCGGATGCCGGTGCTCGACGGCATCGGGGCGACCCGCCTGCTGGCCGGCGCCGGGGTGGCGCAGCCCGTCAAGGTGCTCGTGGTGACGACGTTCAACCTCGACGAGTACGTGTACGAGGCGCTGCGCGCCGGGGCGAGCGGGTTCCTGCTCAAGGACGCCCCGCCGGCGCAGCTGCTGCACGGCATCCGCACGGTCGCGTCCGGCGCCGCGCTGCTGGCGCCCGAGGTGACGCGGCAGCTCGTCGGCAGGTACGCCTCACGCATCCGCCCCGCCGAGGACACCCCGAACGACGTCGCGCTGACCCCGCGCGAGCTGGAGGTGCTGCGCCTCATCGCCGACGGCCTGTCCAACAGCGAGATCGCCGGGACGCTGGTGATCAGCCAGGAGACCGTCAAGACGTACGTGTCACGCATCCTCACCAAGCTCGACCTGCGTGACCGCGTGCAGGCGGTGGTCTACGCCTACCGCAGGGGTCTGGTGAGCTGA
- a CDS encoding sensor histidine kinase, with product MIDLRRVQALWRRCDVTVRDLPFALLLTVGSLLPAFQGRGTQIGGFPSRPYDALAVVVIALECLPLAVRRRWPAAGLVLVSLGFALDQLFAYHAVAGTALPIALISAGAHLERGRRVTVILLSAAYPPLMIALDRLGSNEGLADIVMFYLALVLAWGIGAWLRSTRAAEAERRRHVAEATRAAERTRIARELHDVVTHHVTAMVVQAEAARYLTADPDRLDATLTAVTDTGRRAIGDLRHLLDLLKADHDTDAGPPSAGDLHTLVEQTRQAGQPVRFTEEGEPAESAGSAEFVAYRVVQEALTNALKYAHGSHTEVRVCYGEKEITVEVGTDGPGSGTRSPGGSGRGLAGLRDRVDALGGEFSAGRQAGGFVVRARIPAGSAS from the coding sequence ATGATCGATCTCCGCCGGGTCCAGGCCCTGTGGCGGCGGTGTGACGTCACGGTACGGGACCTGCCGTTCGCGCTGCTGCTGACCGTCGGGTCACTCTTACCGGCGTTCCAAGGTCGCGGGACGCAGATCGGGGGGTTTCCGTCCCGCCCCTACGACGCGCTGGCCGTAGTGGTCATCGCTCTCGAGTGCCTCCCGCTCGCCGTGCGCCGGCGGTGGCCAGCCGCCGGGCTCGTCCTGGTGTCGCTCGGCTTCGCCCTCGACCAGCTCTTCGCCTATCACGCGGTGGCCGGCACCGCGCTGCCCATCGCGCTCATCAGCGCGGGCGCCCATCTGGAGCGTGGCCGGCGCGTCACCGTGATCCTGCTCTCCGCGGCGTACCCGCCGCTGATGATCGCGCTCGACCGGCTCGGCTCGAACGAGGGGCTGGCCGATATCGTGATGTTCTACCTGGCGCTGGTCCTCGCGTGGGGCATTGGGGCCTGGCTGCGCTCCACCCGGGCCGCCGAGGCCGAACGCCGCCGCCACGTCGCCGAGGCCACCCGCGCCGCCGAACGCACCCGCATCGCCCGCGAGCTCCACGACGTCGTGACCCATCACGTGACGGCGATGGTCGTACAGGCCGAGGCGGCACGCTACCTGACCGCCGACCCCGACCGCCTCGACGCGACCCTGACCGCCGTCACCGACACCGGTCGGCGGGCCATCGGCGATCTGCGGCACCTGCTCGACCTGCTCAAAGCCGACCACGACACCGACGCCGGGCCGCCGTCCGCCGGCGATCTGCACACGCTCGTGGAGCAGACGCGTCAGGCCGGGCAGCCGGTGAGGTTCACCGAGGAGGGCGAGCCCGCCGAATCGGCGGGCAGCGCCGAGTTCGTGGCCTATAGGGTCGTACAGGAAGCTCTGACAAATGCCCTCAAGTACGCCCACGGCAGTCACACCGAGGTCCGCGTGTGCTACGGCGAGAAGGAGATCACCGTGGAGGTCGGCACCGACGGGCCCGGCTCCGGGACCCGCTCTCCCGGCGGGAGCGGGCGGGGCCTGGCCGGGCTCCGCGACCGGGTCGACGCCCTGGGCGGCGAGTTCAGCGCCGGCCGGCAGGCGGGCGGCTTCGTCGTACGGGCCCGCATCCCCGCCGGGAGCGCGTCGTGA
- a CDS encoding alpha/beta fold hydrolase — translation MLRKFKSAVVAALCGTVVGVGVTGCDSDSLENWDPLAPTTQSPISGTRKIEVAGRSVNVSCSGDPAKGRPVIMLMHGGGDGLDKLAALQKTLSKSNRVCSYDRLGAGASDQPDGPQDFSSTGKVLTAVLDRVAGDGPVVLAGHSLGGLIAARYVPDHQDRVKGLVLMDATPPTMVADISKAIPASATGQAAELRAQNLAIFQGQNPEKLVITDGKVRSAGNIPVEVIQHGKQYLAALPTYGPRLERAWSAGQRKWLAVSSGSKLSTATGSGHYIYVDQPEVAVQAIERVTSQAARG, via the coding sequence ATGCTCCGCAAGTTCAAGTCAGCCGTTGTGGCCGCGCTGTGCGGCACCGTGGTCGGTGTGGGGGTCACCGGCTGCGACAGCGACTCGCTGGAGAACTGGGACCCGCTCGCCCCCACCACGCAGAGCCCGATCTCCGGAACCAGGAAGATCGAGGTCGCGGGCCGGTCGGTGAACGTGTCGTGTTCGGGCGACCCGGCGAAAGGCAGGCCGGTCATCATGCTGATGCACGGAGGAGGCGACGGGCTGGACAAACTGGCCGCCCTCCAGAAGACGCTGAGCAAGAGCAACCGGGTCTGCTCCTACGACCGGCTCGGCGCGGGCGCGAGCGACCAACCGGACGGCCCTCAGGACTTCTCCAGCACCGGAAAGGTTCTCACCGCGGTGCTCGACCGGGTCGCCGGTGACGGCCCGGTCGTCCTGGCGGGGCACTCGCTGGGCGGGCTGATCGCCGCCAGGTACGTCCCCGACCATCAGGACCGGGTCAAGGGGCTGGTCCTGATGGACGCCACACCACCCACGATGGTGGCCGACATCTCGAAGGCGATCCCCGCGTCCGCCACCGGTCAGGCGGCCGAGTTGCGCGCGCAGAACCTCGCGATCTTCCAGGGACAGAACCCGGAGAAGCTCGTCATCACCGACGGGAAGGTCCGCTCCGCCGGGAACATCCCGGTGGAGGTGATCCAGCATGGGAAGCAGTACCTCGCGGCCCTCCCCACGTACGGGCCGCGCCTGGAGCGGGCGTGGTCCGCGGGCCAGCGCAAGTGGCTCGCGGTGTCCAGCGGCAGCAAGCTGAGCACGGCCACCGGCAGCGGGCACTACATCTACGTCGACCAGCCCGAGGTCGCCGTCCAGGCCATCGAGCGCGTCACCTCGCAGGCCGCGCGCGGGTGA
- a CDS encoding helix-turn-helix domain-containing protein, protein MDTSEDVLAGVGPRLRALRRARGATLAALADETGLTASTLSRLENGKLRPTLEQLLPLARAHGVPLDDLVAAPPTGDPRIHLRPVRRSGLVMVPLTRRAGGIQAYKVIYPPAGRSARKNLRTHEGYEWFYVLNGQVRFLLGEQEFLVGVGEAVEFDTRIPHWIGSADDRPAELLTLFGAQGERAHLAPSRR, encoded by the coding sequence ATGGACACCTCCGAAGACGTTCTGGCCGGAGTCGGGCCGCGGCTGCGTGCCCTGCGCCGGGCGCGGGGCGCCACGCTGGCGGCGCTGGCGGACGAGACCGGCCTCACCGCGAGCACGCTGTCCCGTCTCGAGAACGGCAAGCTCCGCCCCACGCTGGAGCAGCTGCTGCCGCTGGCCCGGGCGCACGGCGTCCCGCTCGATGACCTCGTGGCGGCGCCGCCCACCGGCGACCCGCGCATCCACCTGCGCCCGGTGCGGCGATCCGGGCTGGTGATGGTGCCGTTGACCAGGCGGGCGGGCGGCATCCAGGCGTACAAGGTGATCTATCCACCCGCCGGCCGATCGGCCAGGAAGAACCTGCGGACCCACGAGGGATACGAGTGGTTCTACGTCCTCAACGGGCAGGTCAGGTTCTTGCTCGGCGAGCAGGAGTTCCTGGTCGGCGTCGGCGAGGCCGTGGAGTTCGACACCCGCATCCCGCACTGGATCGGCAGCGCCGACGACCGGCCCGCGGAACTGCTCACCCTGTTCGGCGCGCAAGGGGAGCGCGCCCATCTGGCGCCGTCCAGGCGTTGA
- a CDS encoding class I SAM-dependent methyltransferase, translated as MDSRPPTADAAGDQAATHEDAADDQGTAYEDIASDRGPTHEDAALFWERHYRARRTWDARVNPLLAETAAPLPPGAALDLGCGAGGDTIWLARRSWHVTAVDISVTAVERVRERAHELGLTDRVTTEQHDLARSFPAGRFDLVSAQYFHTPFPLLRGQVLRTAARALRPGGLLLIVDHGSTAPWSWNQDPGLHYPTPAEVAAELALDPAHWTVLRTGMPHRPATGPAGQTATVIDHVLLIQRTAG; from the coding sequence ATGGATTCCCGGCCACCCACCGCCGACGCCGCGGGCGACCAGGCTGCGACACACGAGGACGCCGCAGACGACCAGGGCACGGCATATGAGGACATTGCGAGCGATCGGGGCCCGACTCATGAGGACGCCGCGCTGTTCTGGGAGCGGCACTATCGCGCCCGCCGTACCTGGGACGCACGCGTCAACCCCTTGCTCGCCGAGACCGCCGCGCCGCTGCCCCCCGGCGCCGCCCTGGACCTGGGCTGCGGCGCCGGCGGCGACACCATCTGGCTCGCCCGGCGGAGCTGGCACGTCACCGCCGTGGACATCTCCGTCACCGCCGTCGAACGGGTGCGGGAACGCGCCCACGAACTCGGCCTCACCGACCGGGTCACCACCGAACAGCACGACCTGGCCCGAAGCTTCCCGGCCGGCCGGTTCGACCTCGTCTCCGCCCAGTACTTCCACACCCCGTTCCCGTTGCTCCGCGGCCAGGTCCTGCGCACCGCCGCACGAGCCCTGCGCCCCGGCGGTCTGCTGCTGATCGTCGACCACGGCTCCACCGCGCCCTGGTCGTGGAACCAGGACCCCGGCCTCCACTACCCCACCCCCGCCGAGGTCGCCGCCGAACTCGCGCTCGACCCCGCGCACTGGACCGTCCTGCGCACCGGCATGCCCCACCGTCCGGCCACCGGACCCGCCGGCCAGACAGCCACCGTCATCGACCACGTCCTGCTCATCCAGCGAACCGCCGGATGA
- a CDS encoding DinB family protein: MPPNRAQRPKDTTPPRTGADEKATLRGFLDYLRDAVADKVAGAPEPQVRTGGVPSGTNLLGLLRHLAFVERFYFLGEDVGDWDATMRPSAQDTVEGVLADYREAVERANQVIDACPDLALPAPRPPRPGPAPSMRWVLVHMIEETGRHAGHADILRERIDGSTGR, from the coding sequence ATGCCGCCGAACCGCGCGCAGCGACCCAAGGACACCACGCCTCCCCGGACCGGCGCCGACGAGAAGGCCACGCTGCGGGGCTTCCTCGACTATCTGCGCGACGCGGTCGCGGACAAGGTCGCGGGCGCACCGGAACCGCAGGTCCGAACGGGCGGAGTGCCCTCGGGCACCAACCTTCTCGGGCTGCTCAGGCATCTGGCGTTCGTCGAACGGTTCTACTTCCTCGGCGAGGACGTCGGCGACTGGGACGCCACCATGCGACCGTCCGCGCAGGACACCGTCGAGGGCGTGCTCGCCGACTACCGCGAGGCCGTCGAGCGAGCGAACCAGGTCATCGACGCCTGCCCAGATCTGGCCCTCCCCGCCCCGCGCCCCCCGCGCCCGGGGCCGGCACCGTCGATGCGATGGGTCCTCGTGCACATGATCGAAGAGACCGGCCGGCACGCCGGCCACGCCGACATCCTCCGCGAGCGGATCGACGGATCCACCGGCCGCTGA
- a CDS encoding cupin domain-containing protein produces MSALHLPAGAGVTRQFLGTTMTVKVGESETGKALTLIEQECPPNFATPWHVHQRDDEAFYVLSGTVQLYCGDETWQAGAGDFVLLPRHLPHAFANRQDSPLRLLQLTWPAGFEHFAADIAACDPDPGLLAEVAARHGYEIIGPPPHATL; encoded by the coding sequence ATGAGCGCGCTCCACCTGCCCGCCGGCGCCGGTGTCACCCGGCAGTTTCTCGGCACCACGATGACCGTGAAGGTGGGGGAGTCGGAGACCGGCAAGGCCCTGACCCTGATCGAGCAGGAGTGCCCGCCGAATTTCGCCACTCCCTGGCATGTGCACCAGCGCGACGACGAGGCGTTCTACGTGCTGTCAGGTACCGTCCAGCTCTACTGCGGCGACGAGACCTGGCAGGCCGGAGCCGGCGACTTCGTCCTGCTGCCGCGCCACCTGCCCCACGCCTTCGCCAACCGCCAGGACTCTCCGCTACGCCTGCTCCAACTGACGTGGCCGGCCGGCTTCGAACACTTCGCCGCCGACATCGCCGCCTGCGACCCCGACCCTGGCCTGCTGGCCGAGGTGGCCGCCCGCCACGGCTACGAGATCATCGGTCCACCACCGCACGCCACCCTGTGA
- a CDS encoding VOC family protein, with the protein MVLLGGFHHVKLPVSSVHKSLEWYRRVLGLEVAIEFVEDGVLRGVALTDTDQTLMIALREEPDRAAGLSGFDPVALAVPTLQALHAWSEHLDAVGVEHSGIAEGSVGWLVGGIIDPDGIELRLYTRERRP; encoded by the coding sequence ATGGTGCTCTTAGGCGGGTTCCACCACGTCAAGCTCCCCGTCTCCAGCGTGCACAAGAGCCTGGAGTGGTATCGGCGCGTGCTCGGCCTCGAGGTGGCGATCGAGTTCGTCGAGGACGGCGTGCTGCGCGGCGTGGCCCTGACCGACACGGACCAGACGCTCATGATCGCGCTGCGCGAGGAGCCCGACCGGGCCGCCGGGTTGAGCGGGTTCGATCCGGTCGCGTTGGCCGTGCCGACCTTGCAGGCGCTCCACGCCTGGTCCGAGCACCTGGACGCGGTCGGCGTGGAGCACTCCGGCATCGCCGAAGGCAGCGTGGGATGGCTGGTCGGCGGCATCATCGACCCCGACGGCATCGAGCTGCGGCTCTACACCCGGGAGAGGCGGCCATGA
- a CDS encoding TetR/AcrR family transcriptional regulator, whose translation MEDVKSPKRRSAQTRSRIVNAAQGLFVVRGYAGTTFQLVADAAEVSVQTVYFHYGTKSQLLKHVVDVASAGDDEPVPLLQRPWFAALQAAQDPAEVVRGWVHQSGVILDRVAPVLAVVRDAAAGDPDMAAQWAANSEQRHTAHGEIIAILARLRALRPDLTEHLATDVTVGILSPDLFLVMRRECGWTTAQWEGWAADQLSHGLLSV comes from the coding sequence ATGGAAGACGTCAAGAGCCCGAAGCGGCGCTCCGCACAGACCAGAAGCCGCATCGTGAACGCCGCCCAAGGGCTGTTCGTGGTGCGCGGCTACGCCGGAACGACCTTCCAGCTCGTCGCCGACGCGGCCGAGGTGTCGGTGCAGACGGTGTACTTCCATTACGGGACCAAGAGCCAGCTGCTCAAGCACGTGGTCGACGTCGCCTCCGCCGGGGACGACGAGCCCGTGCCGCTCCTCCAACGGCCCTGGTTCGCCGCGTTGCAGGCGGCGCAGGACCCGGCGGAGGTCGTACGAGGATGGGTGCACCAGAGCGGGGTCATCCTCGACCGGGTCGCCCCCGTCCTGGCGGTGGTCCGCGACGCGGCGGCCGGCGACCCCGACATGGCCGCCCAATGGGCCGCCAACAGCGAGCAGCGGCACACCGCCCACGGCGAGATCATCGCCATTCTGGCCCGCCTGCGGGCCCTGCGGCCCGACCTGACCGAGCACCTGGCCACCGACGTCACCGTCGGGATCTTGTCGCCGGATCTGTTTCTGGTGATGAGGCGGGAATGCGGGTGGACCACGGCGCAGTGGGAGGGCTGGGCCGCCGATCAGCTCTCCCACGGCCTGTTGTCCGTCTGA
- a CDS encoding helix-turn-helix transcriptional regulator, translating to MEQLEYRRLIKVLEQVAGARDGELYPVLAEAVAVHLGWIDAFVAENPAYLALGSDGEEQYLTRFRPDFVEEYAERWRLNNPFASHDGVVCLTRRGVATLGQLRLRATGPERDFADTFLRRHGIDDMLKIVVRSPATGAVSTLGVPFDGDRRAIEPGDLLMAATLGPLLSPYFDAKPVPAFVRDLTSAERDVAELAVLGLDHRHIARRLNVGEGTVEERLTRVLEKTGCGSLTELTTQWRHRPTG from the coding sequence GTGGAACAGCTGGAATACCGAAGGCTCATCAAGGTGCTGGAGCAAGTGGCCGGGGCTCGGGATGGGGAGCTCTATCCGGTGCTGGCCGAGGCCGTGGCCGTGCATCTCGGGTGGATCGACGCGTTCGTGGCCGAGAACCCCGCGTACCTGGCGCTGGGAAGCGACGGCGAGGAGCAGTACCTCACCAGGTTCCGGCCGGACTTCGTGGAGGAGTACGCCGAGCGCTGGCGGTTGAACAATCCGTTCGCCTCGCACGACGGGGTCGTCTGCCTGACCCGCCGCGGTGTGGCGACCCTCGGACAGCTCCGCCTTCGGGCGACCGGGCCGGAGCGGGACTTCGCCGACACGTTCCTGCGCCGCCACGGCATCGACGACATGCTGAAGATCGTCGTCAGGTCCCCGGCCACGGGCGCGGTCAGCACGCTGGGGGTGCCGTTCGACGGTGATCGGCGCGCCATCGAGCCGGGCGACCTGCTGATGGCGGCCACGCTGGGCCCGTTGCTGAGCCCGTACTTCGACGCGAAGCCCGTGCCGGCCTTCGTACGGGACCTCACCTCAGCTGAGCGCGACGTGGCCGAACTGGCGGTGCTCGGGCTGGACCACCGGCACATCGCGCGGCGCCTGAACGTCGGCGAGGGCACGGTCGAGGAACGCCTCACCCGCGTCCTCGAGAAGACCGGATGCGGCAGCCTGACCGAGCTGACCACCCAGTGGAGACACCGTCCGACGGGCTGA
- a CDS encoding serine/threonine-protein kinase, producing MTMMLAGRYSLMSELGQGGMGTVWLAVDELLRQQVAVKEVRLPADLDEASRAELTERTLREARAAARLRSHPSIVTVHDVVMDSGRPWIVMELVNGRSLDRIVREDGPLPPAQAAWVGRHVLDALAAAHAMGVLHRDVKPGNVLLTQDGRVLLTDFGIATVAGDAALTQTGLLNGSPGYIAPERLRGEVDGPEADLWSLGATLYTAVEGRSAYTGPNAAAVMAAVLLHEPAPPQRAGALTPVLAALLEKEPQRRCPPAQAAAWLQAVAQGDVPADTRPTARRRPASTGRRFAVVGGALVLALSLTAGAVIWGMSRPGESAGPEPTRGTTSPAKPVSSSPAGKPLFGTGLHSCRVLTPAQVSALLGSALKNDYKDRKICQYFGTNGSFAAVSLFRVPTLKGAKANFVGIKQTFQDLRDEHPDIKFSRTPVVGEESFASVYRANGTYTANMVFRMANVTATFTYSGPRSGTKALGQAAASVAAAMERARPAG from the coding sequence ATGACGATGATGCTGGCAGGCCGCTATTCGCTGATGTCGGAGCTCGGCCAGGGCGGCATGGGCACGGTGTGGCTGGCCGTCGACGAACTGCTGCGGCAGCAGGTCGCCGTCAAGGAGGTACGGCTGCCCGCCGATCTGGACGAGGCGTCCCGGGCCGAGCTGACCGAGCGGACCCTGCGTGAGGCGCGGGCCGCGGCGCGGCTGCGTTCGCATCCGTCGATCGTCACGGTGCACGACGTCGTCATGGACAGCGGCCGGCCGTGGATCGTGATGGAGCTGGTCAACGGCCGTTCCCTCGACCGGATCGTACGCGAGGACGGGCCGCTGCCGCCCGCCCAGGCCGCCTGGGTCGGGCGGCACGTGCTCGACGCGCTGGCCGCCGCGCACGCGATGGGGGTCCTGCACCGCGACGTCAAGCCGGGCAACGTTCTGCTCACCCAGGACGGGCGGGTGCTGCTGACCGACTTCGGCATCGCCACCGTGGCGGGGGACGCCGCGCTGACCCAGACCGGCCTGCTGAACGGCTCGCCCGGCTACATCGCGCCGGAGCGGTTGCGTGGCGAGGTCGACGGCCCGGAGGCCGACCTGTGGTCGCTCGGAGCCACCCTGTACACGGCGGTGGAGGGCAGATCCGCCTACACCGGCCCCAATGCGGCGGCCGTGATGGCGGCCGTGCTGCTGCACGAGCCCGCACCCCCGCAGCGGGCCGGCGCGCTCACGCCCGTCCTCGCCGCGCTGCTGGAGAAGGAGCCCCAGCGGCGCTGCCCTCCGGCGCAGGCGGCGGCGTGGTTGCAGGCGGTGGCCCAGGGCGACGTTCCCGCGGACACCCGCCCAACGGCTCGGCGGCGGCCTGCCTCCACGGGGCGCCGGTTCGCCGTCGTGGGCGGCGCGCTGGTTCTCGCGCTCTCCCTTACGGCGGGCGCGGTGATCTGGGGGATGAGCCGTCCCGGGGAGAGCGCAGGCCCCGAGCCGACCCGCGGCACCACCTCGCCGGCCAAGCCCGTGTCGTCCTCACCGGCCGGGAAACCGCTCTTCGGCACCGGCCTGCACTCCTGCCGCGTGCTGACCCCCGCTCAGGTCAGCGCGCTGCTCGGCAGCGCGCTCAAGAACGACTATAAGGACCGGAAGATCTGCCAGTACTTCGGCACCAACGGCTCCTTCGCGGCCGTCTCGCTCTTCCGGGTCCCCACCCTCAAGGGGGCCAAAGCCAACTTCGTCGGCATCAAGCAGACCTTTCAGGATCTGCGGGACGAGCATCCGGACATCAAGTTCAGCCGGACTCCGGTGGTCGGGGAGGAGTCGTTCGCGTCCGTCTACCGGGCGAACGGCACGTACACGGCCAACATGGTGTTCCGCATGGCCAACGTCACCGCCACGTTCACCTACAGCGGCCCGCGGTCCGGGACGAAGGCCCTCGGGCAGGCGGCCGCGTCCGTGGCCGCGGCGATGGAGAGGGCCCGCCCGGCGGGCTGA
- a CDS encoding SMI1/KNR4 family protein, producing MPTALDEVAQVGFEWEWDEETDEARGCDFEPYDQFEEPDRTAWWFRLWTGNQEVDGSEFRFFGATGTGDYVGFWLVRPDAAIIDQPVVYIGSEGERGVIARDLGDLLWLFAAGLGPGEAFRDPDFPAEPNEAFRAIAERHAPGRRRAPNQIVAAARAEFPQFSDLIDAMCR from the coding sequence TTGCCCACTGCCCTGGACGAGGTGGCGCAGGTCGGCTTCGAGTGGGAGTGGGACGAGGAGACCGACGAGGCCCGCGGCTGTGACTTCGAGCCATACGACCAGTTCGAGGAGCCCGACCGGACGGCGTGGTGGTTCCGCCTGTGGACCGGCAACCAAGAGGTCGACGGCAGCGAGTTCCGCTTCTTCGGCGCGACCGGGACGGGTGACTACGTTGGCTTCTGGCTGGTACGGCCCGATGCGGCGATCATCGATCAGCCCGTTGTCTATATCGGTTCCGAGGGCGAGCGTGGTGTGATCGCTCGGGATCTCGGCGACCTCCTCTGGCTGTTCGCCGCCGGTCTGGGCCCCGGAGAGGCATTCAGGGATCCCGACTTCCCTGCGGAGCCGAATGAGGCCTTCCGCGCGATCGCCGAGCGACACGCACCCGGCCGCCGCCGTGCCCCCAACCAGATCGTGGCCGCCGCACGAGCGGAGTTCCCGCAGTTCTCGGATCTCATCGACGCGATGTGCCGCTGA
- a CDS encoding benzoate/H(+) symporter BenE family transporter, with the protein MRVQAVMAGLVSAVVGYASSFTVVLAGLRAVGATPGQAASGLLALCCGIGAAAIFLGLRYRMPISIAWSTPGAALLVATGPVPGGFPAAVGAFIVCAGLIVLAGLSPWPARAIAAIPRPIAGAMLAGVILSLCTAPVRAVVDIPLLAVPVVLTWAVLQRYLRQWAVPGALVVAVIAIAVHGPGNGLSGAALRPAVELTTPTLNPSVVVSIAIPLFLVTMAAQNVPGMAVMATYGYAPPLRPVLVATGLASAAAAPFGGHAVNLAAITAAMTAGPDTHPDPGRRWIATVALGTGQLTLGLGAGLAMALVLLSPPVLVTAVAGLALLSALGSSLAGAVTEPEGREAAVVTFVVTASGMTILSIGAAFWGLVAGGLTALLLHRRPPLEQRPSSTAQPGAERLESRVAGMSADRSS; encoded by the coding sequence GTGCGGGTGCAGGCCGTCATGGCGGGGCTGGTCAGCGCGGTGGTCGGCTACGCCAGTTCGTTCACCGTCGTGCTCGCCGGGCTGCGTGCCGTCGGGGCGACGCCGGGGCAGGCCGCGTCCGGGCTGCTCGCCCTCTGCTGCGGCATCGGGGCCGCGGCGATCTTCCTCGGGCTGCGATACCGCATGCCGATCAGCATCGCCTGGTCCACCCCCGGCGCGGCGCTGCTGGTGGCGACCGGTCCCGTACCCGGCGGCTTCCCGGCCGCGGTCGGCGCGTTCATCGTCTGCGCCGGGCTCATCGTCCTCGCCGGTCTGTCGCCCTGGCCGGCCCGGGCGATCGCCGCCATCCCGCGTCCGATCGCCGGTGCGATGCTGGCGGGCGTCATCCTCAGCCTGTGCACCGCACCGGTCCGTGCCGTCGTCGACATCCCGCTGCTGGCCGTGCCCGTCGTCCTGACCTGGGCGGTGTTGCAGCGGTACCTGCGGCAGTGGGCCGTTCCCGGCGCGCTCGTCGTGGCGGTCATCGCCATCGCGGTGCACGGGCCCGGCAACGGCCTGTCCGGCGCGGCGCTGCGGCCCGCGGTCGAGCTGACCACCCCGACGCTGAACCCGTCCGTAGTGGTGAGCATCGCCATCCCGCTGTTTCTCGTCACCATGGCCGCGCAGAACGTCCCCGGTATGGCGGTCATGGCGACATACGGGTACGCGCCGCCCCTGCGCCCGGTCCTCGTCGCGACCGGCCTGGCGAGCGCGGCGGCGGCGCCGTTCGGCGGTCACGCCGTCAACCTGGCCGCGATCACCGCGGCGATGACCGCCGGCCCGGACACCCACCCTGACCCCGGCCGCCGGTGGATCGCGACGGTTGCCCTCGGCACCGGACAGCTGACGCTCGGCCTCGGCGCCGGCCTGGCCATGGCTCTGGTGCTGCTGTCCCCACCCGTGCTGGTCACCGCGGTGGCCGGCCTCGCGTTGCTGTCGGCGCTCGGCTCGTCGCTGGCCGGTGCGGTCACCGAACCGGAGGGGAGGGAGGCCGCGGTGGTCACTTTCGTGGTCACCGCGTCGGGGATGACGATCCTGAGCATCGGCGCGGCGTTCTGGGGCCTGGTCGCGGGCGGCCTGACCGCACTCCTGCTGCACAGGCGACCGCCATTGGAACAGCGACCGTCCTCCACCGCTCAACCCGGGGCGGAACGTCTCGAGAGCCGGGTGGCTGGTATGTCGGCCGATCGGTCGTCGTAG
- a CDS encoding XRE family transcriptional regulator, translated as MDGRETDIGSRLRRLREARGISLSALARSAGIGKATLSGLELGTRNPTLETLYAVAGALGVPLTALVLEPGAPPTEAVRVPGAAVTATLLEVFEEPTATYELLRMRVRPGIVQHSPPHAPGVTEHVTVYAGVLRAGPADAPLLAAPGEHISWQADVPHIYSTVGPDEALATLLIRSPRQA; from the coding sequence ATGGACGGCCGTGAGACGGATATCGGGAGCCGGCTGCGGCGATTGCGCGAGGCCCGCGGCATCTCCCTGTCGGCGCTGGCCCGCAGCGCCGGCATCGGCAAGGCCACCCTGTCCGGCCTGGAACTGGGCACCCGCAACCCGACGTTGGAGACGCTCTACGCGGTGGCAGGAGCCTTGGGCGTACCGTTGACGGCCCTGGTTCTGGAGCCCGGCGCACCGCCCACGGAGGCCGTCCGCGTGCCCGGCGCCGCCGTCACGGCCACACTGCTGGAGGTCTTCGAGGAGCCGACCGCAACGTACGAGTTGCTGCGCATGCGCGTCCGCCCCGGCATCGTGCAACACTCGCCACCCCACGCCCCCGGCGTGACCGAGCACGTCACGGTCTACGCGGGCGTGCTGCGCGCCGGCCCGGCCGACGCCCCCCTGCTGGCCGCGCCAGGCGAGCACATCTCCTGGCAGGCCGACGTCCCACACATCTACAGCACCGTCGGCCCGGACGAAGCACTGGCCACCCTGCTGATCCGCTCCCCCCGACAAGCCTGA